The Tenacibaculum jejuense genome includes a window with the following:
- a CDS encoding aminotransferase class I/II-fold pyridoxal phosphate-dependent enzyme, producing the protein MNFPKKLEQKLIQRATSNTLRSLKSDTNRIDFYSNDYLGLAQSESVFDQTHQLLLDKNIKINGATGSRLISGNHQLYQEAENYIAQFHNSPKALLFNSGYDANVGFFSCVPQRGDVILYDEYIHASIRDGIQLSNTKNYKFKHNDLDHLEKQLVSVRAQSRTKDSEIYIVTESVFSMDGDTPNLNGLITVTKQHNAYLVVDEAHALGVFGEKGEGLVQQLQLENEVFARIITYGKALGCHGATILSNEKLYSYLINFSRSFIYTTGLSPHALATIQVAYLHLNSEIIQQLEDNINFFKSEVRRLQLNHSFIESNSAIHCSVISGIEKTKAIALKLQENGFNIKPILSPTVPEGQERLRFCLHSFNSKKHITTILEQLAHLI; encoded by the coding sequence ATGAATTTTCCAAAGAAACTAGAACAAAAACTCATTCAAAGAGCAACTTCTAACACCTTAAGAAGTTTAAAATCTGATACCAATCGTATTGATTTTTATTCTAATGATTATTTAGGTTTAGCGCAATCTGAATCTGTTTTCGATCAAACACATCAGTTATTATTAGATAAAAACATCAAAATCAATGGAGCTACAGGCTCTCGTTTAATTTCTGGAAATCATCAGTTATATCAAGAAGCTGAAAATTATATTGCTCAATTTCATAACTCACCAAAAGCATTACTTTTTAACTCTGGTTACGATGCTAACGTCGGATTCTTTTCTTGTGTTCCACAACGTGGTGATGTGATTTTATATGATGAATATATCCATGCTTCTATTCGAGACGGAATTCAACTTTCGAATACAAAAAACTATAAATTCAAGCATAATGATCTCGATCATCTTGAAAAGCAGTTAGTGTCAGTTCGAGCGCAGTCGAGAACTAAGGATTCAGAAATTTATATTGTTACAGAATCGGTATTTTCTATGGATGGTGACACACCAAATCTTAATGGATTAATTACTGTTACAAAACAACACAATGCGTATTTGGTTGTTGATGAAGCTCATGCTTTGGGTGTTTTCGGAGAAAAAGGTGAAGGTTTAGTTCAGCAATTACAATTGGAAAATGAAGTTTTTGCTAGAATTATTACTTACGGAAAAGCTTTAGGTTGTCATGGAGCAACAATTTTGAGTAATGAAAAATTATACAGTTATTTAATTAACTTTTCTAGAAGTTTTATTTATACCACGGGTTTGTCACCTCATGCGTTAGCCACAATACAAGTTGCTTATCTGCATTTAAATTCTGAAATCATTCAGCAACTAGAAGACAATATCAATTTCTTTAAAAGTGAAGTGAGACGATTACAATTAAATCATTCTTTTATTGAAAGTAACTCTGCTATTCACTGCTCTGTAATTTCTGGAATAGAAAAAACAAAAGCAATTGCGTTGAAATTACAAGAAAACGGATTCAATATAAAACCAATTCTTTCTCCAACAGTTCCTGAAGGTCAAGAACGATTACGTTTTTGTTTGCATAGTTTTAATTCTAAAAAACACATTACAACTATTCTAGAACAACTTGCTCATCTTATTTAA
- a CDS encoding deoxycytidylate deaminase, translating to MTLTKKELKYAKAYLKIAEEWAQLSYCQRKKVGAIIVKDRMIISDGYNGTPTGFENVCEDEDGKTKWSVLHAEANAILKVAGSTQTCKGATLYVTLSPCRECSKLIHQSGITRVVYSNKYKDISGLKFLEKAGVELIYLPNE from the coding sequence ATGACTTTAACAAAAAAAGAATTAAAGTACGCTAAAGCTTATTTGAAAATAGCTGAAGAATGGGCTCAACTTTCTTATTGTCAGCGTAAAAAAGTAGGTGCAATTATTGTGAAAGATCGTATGATTATTTCAGATGGTTACAATGGTACGCCTACAGGTTTTGAAAATGTATGTGAAGATGAAGATGGTAAAACCAAATGGTCAGTTTTACACGCAGAAGCAAATGCAATTTTAAAAGTAGCTGGTTCCACACAAACATGTAAAGGAGCTACGTTATATGTCACTTTATCTCCTTGTCGAGAATGTAGTAAGTTAATCCATCAATCAGGAATTACAAGAGTAGTATATTCTAATAAGTACAAAGATATTTCTGGATTAAAATTTTTAGAGAAAGCTGGAGTAGAATTGATTTATTTACCGAATGAATAA
- a CDS encoding OmpA family protein — protein sequence MANINTFDQGAQILQNVDVTSMVTGLALGIANAQEQLDNNSVKQITKLAQTQVGGKSLLELGFRPAFYAFERAEISASISLKMAVQEELEIDFELEYDSTRKKGYTDEHIQKIENNYKEEKYREFKSSRKYWSTLSNEHTLKVNEMTVTTSNKTGSIDRVDETTSKLSTDAKVERVESEIIDTKDVVAKSSNALSVHNYMGYGMLSMLDYYTEDIGVVKIKNYTTAVDVKIKGTTAANTVKITGGNLTACLNSITTSTFKMGLKDKDKFTVYFDFSKHHPIDFSYTGGATPKNTDQLKEKLRALALIMKADTDIKVKIVGHTDSVSGDKFNKDLGLKRAKGTANYLKALGVDAAQITETTSEGEDAAKASIGDNKKDANYRKAVIEVDTGGNEYIFVEGGDFNFTQAAAEITIANWSSTNSGILKKHQKLAAAATKQLDVESGSDSVSQNVQTLAEVNTQFANSNKFYSQVSGDVVYVLRKDAKIEYTLYSNDTEELVIEDKSTNTQNTQNSNDTLQIHKVINSKYFAKSDIQSIKDPKVSAWSGSLDFRYARQFGMSVEGNASVTASMISIPAPTEFENYVQSLTGNTNPSSN from the coding sequence ATGGCAAACATTAACACATTTGACCAGGGAGCTCAAATTTTACAGAATGTTGATGTAACTAGTATGGTTACAGGATTAGCATTAGGTATTGCAAACGCTCAAGAGCAACTGGATAACAATTCTGTAAAACAGATTACAAAACTTGCACAAACACAAGTTGGAGGAAAATCGCTATTAGAGTTAGGCTTTAGACCTGCTTTTTATGCATTTGAACGTGCGGAAATTTCTGCCTCAATAAGCTTAAAAATGGCAGTACAAGAAGAGCTTGAAATCGATTTTGAATTGGAATATGATTCGACCAGAAAAAAAGGATACACAGACGAGCATATTCAAAAAATTGAAAACAATTACAAAGAAGAAAAGTATCGTGAGTTTAAAAGTAGTAGAAAATATTGGTCTACTTTATCTAACGAGCATACTTTGAAAGTTAATGAAATGACAGTTACAACTAGTAATAAAACTGGTAGTATAGATCGTGTAGATGAAACTACAAGTAAACTTTCTACAGATGCTAAAGTTGAACGAGTAGAGTCGGAAATTATAGATACCAAAGATGTTGTAGCTAAAAGCTCAAATGCTTTAAGTGTACACAATTATATGGGTTATGGTATGCTATCTATGTTAGATTATTATACAGAAGATATTGGTGTCGTAAAGATTAAGAATTACACAACAGCTGTAGATGTAAAAATTAAAGGAACAACAGCAGCTAACACAGTTAAAATTACTGGAGGAAATCTTACTGCTTGTTTAAATAGTATTACTACCAGTACTTTTAAAATGGGTCTTAAGGATAAAGATAAATTCACCGTGTATTTCGATTTTTCTAAACATCATCCTATTGATTTTAGTTATACTGGTGGAGCTACTCCAAAGAATACAGATCAGTTAAAAGAAAAGTTGAGAGCATTAGCTTTAATTATGAAAGCTGATACAGATATCAAAGTAAAAATTGTAGGTCATACGGATAGTGTTAGTGGAGACAAATTCAACAAAGATTTAGGTTTAAAGCGAGCGAAAGGAACAGCAAATTATCTAAAAGCTTTAGGTGTAGATGCTGCCCAAATTACAGAAACTACCTCAGAAGGAGAAGATGCAGCAAAAGCAAGCATTGGTGATAACAAAAAAGATGCAAATTATAGAAAAGCGGTTATAGAAGTTGATACTGGAGGAAACGAATACATTTTTGTAGAAGGAGGTGATTTTAATTTTACTCAGGCTGCAGCAGAAATTACAATCGCTAATTGGTCATCTACAAATTCAGGAATTTTAAAGAAGCATCAAAAATTAGCAGCAGCAGCAACAAAACAACTTGATGTAGAATCAGGATCTGACTCAGTAAGTCAAAATGTTCAGACATTGGCTGAGGTAAATACACAATTCGCGAATAGTAATAAGTTTTATTCACAAGTATCAGGTGATGTAGTATATGTATTAAGAAAAGATGCTAAAATAGAATATACACTATATTCTAATGATACTGAAGAGTTAGTTATTGAAGATAAGTCTACAAATACTCAAAATACTCAGAACAGTAATGATACATTACAAATTCATAAAGTAATTAACAGTAAGTATTTTGCAAAATCAGATATACAATCAATTAAAGATCCAAAAGTTTCAGCTTGGAGTGGTTCTTTAGACTTCCGTTATGCACGTCAGTTTGGAATGTCTGTAGAAGGGAATGCTTCTGTTACAGCAAGTATGATTTCTATACCAGCACCTACAGAATTTGAAAACTATGTACAGTCGTTAACAGGTAATACTAATCCATCATCTAATTAA
- a CDS encoding PASTA domain-containing protein yields MDIELDFIQFQGQLFNAVNKPVKELPVAIQFYNTNIHSWITLTSLMVKEGKLSQGLEIPDRISTSNQTIRAVREVLRSGGVPSFRLIKVTKETSQPLVIASDFNVQIDKNKGVLILNFGRHWLLTDAFVTNVKTHAIIASPIPLFKANAIINTLESEKDTLTASNKNLDKQITNLNDKTAILEEEKENLMNEMNEVKNETKEKEILFIELNNNVTQLNSDLSKEIESKQSLIDAITVSEGQNLELKNRIKELEAEGNVMLEEKIVQLEDLLKEKQREKEELIEEREAFLFNITKLQNDIRDHNKLLTAKNTELERKQTLITGLEQNIQKLTKELEEVKAFNKTDHPNKLSASKVYGSIVNDVIKADEELLNSKFKLANVSLNLKTTVEKGPEGTMLGLLDFETAKGINGAAISDISIDIVPNQNSVTTVGEKMPNVLGLTETATRKKLSEYGLKLDAIYHPTNDANLIEGQSFKQSPAPEANIVEGQEVVVIFAKPLN; encoded by the coding sequence ATGGATATAGAATTAGATTTTATACAGTTTCAAGGTCAGTTATTTAATGCTGTAAATAAACCTGTCAAAGAGTTGCCAGTGGCAATTCAGTTTTACAATACGAATATTCATTCTTGGATTACCTTAACCTCTTTAATGGTAAAAGAAGGAAAACTAAGTCAAGGATTAGAAATTCCAGATAGAATTTCAACTTCAAACCAAACAATTAGAGCGGTAAGAGAGGTTTTGAGATCTGGTGGAGTTCCGTCATTTAGACTAATTAAAGTAACTAAAGAAACTTCACAACCACTAGTCATTGCATCAGATTTCAATGTGCAAATTGATAAAAATAAAGGTGTTTTGATTTTAAATTTTGGTAGACATTGGTTGTTAACAGATGCTTTCGTAACAAATGTAAAAACACATGCAATTATAGCTTCACCAATTCCTTTATTTAAAGCTAATGCCATAATTAACACGCTAGAAAGTGAGAAAGATACCTTAACTGCATCAAACAAAAATTTAGATAAACAAATTACCAATCTAAATGATAAAACAGCAATTTTAGAAGAAGAGAAAGAAAACCTTATGAATGAAATGAATGAGGTTAAAAATGAAACAAAAGAAAAAGAAATTTTATTTATTGAACTTAACAATAATGTTACCCAATTAAACTCTGATTTAAGTAAGGAAATTGAAAGCAAACAATCATTGATAGATGCAATAACAGTTTCTGAAGGACAAAATTTAGAGTTGAAGAATCGAATTAAAGAATTAGAAGCTGAAGGGAATGTGATGTTGGAAGAAAAAATAGTTCAATTGGAAGATCTATTGAAGGAAAAACAAAGAGAAAAAGAGGAACTCATAGAAGAAAGAGAAGCTTTTTTATTCAATATAACGAAACTTCAAAACGATATTAGAGATCATAATAAACTATTAACAGCAAAAAATACTGAATTAGAAAGAAAACAAACTTTAATTACAGGTTTAGAACAAAACATTCAAAAACTAACTAAAGAATTAGAAGAAGTCAAAGCTTTTAATAAAACAGATCATCCTAATAAATTATCTGCTAGTAAAGTTTATGGAAGTATAGTAAATGATGTAATTAAAGCAGATGAAGAATTATTAAACTCGAAATTTAAATTGGCAAATGTTTCTTTGAATTTAAAAACTACTGTAGAAAAAGGACCAGAAGGAACTATGCTAGGACTTTTAGATTTTGAAACAGCTAAAGGAATAAACGGAGCAGCAATTAGTGATATTAGTATAGATATCGTTCCTAATCAAAATTCTGTAACTACTGTCGGTGAAAAAATGCCAAATGTTTTAGGATTAACAGAGACAGCTACGAGAAAAAAATTATCAGAATACGGACTAAAACTAGATGCAATTTATCATCCAACAAATGATGCAAATTTAATAGAAGGACAATCTTTTAAACAATCACCAGCACCAGAAGCAAATATTGTAGAAGGTCAGGAAGTAGTTGTCATTTTCGCAAAACCATTAAACTAA
- the bioD gene encoding dethiobiotin synthase: protein MKKYFITGISTEVGKTVASAIITEALEADYWKPIQSGDLDYSDTHKVEKLVTNKKSVFHPNSYALQTPMSPHASAEIDGITIDINQIKAPETQNNLVIEGAGGLLVPLNNEHTILDLIQPDYKVIVVSRHYLGSINHTLLTLNLLKEKGFDISLIFSGDEHPTTESIIKKMSGVPVIGRIEEEPYIDQNVIKEYADKFKTKL, encoded by the coding sequence ATGAAAAAATATTTTATCACCGGTATTTCAACAGAAGTAGGAAAAACTGTTGCTTCAGCAATTATTACAGAAGCTTTAGAGGCTGATTATTGGAAACCAATCCAATCTGGCGATTTAGATTATTCAGATACACATAAAGTAGAAAAATTAGTAACAAACAAAAAGTCTGTTTTTCATCCAAATAGCTATGCGTTACAAACGCCAATGAGTCCGCATGCTTCTGCTGAAATCGATGGAATTACGATTGACATCAATCAAATTAAAGCTCCAGAAACTCAAAATAATTTAGTTATCGAAGGTGCGGGTGGACTTTTAGTTCCGTTAAACAATGAACATACTATTTTAGATTTAATTCAACCTGATTATAAAGTTATAGTAGTTTCTCGTCATTATTTAGGAAGTATTAATCACACCTTATTGACTCTTAATTTACTAAAAGAAAAAGGATTTGATATTTCTTTAATTTTTAGTGGCGATGAGCATCCAACTACAGAAAGTATCATTAAAAAAATGAGTGGAGTTCCTGTAATTGGAAGAATTGAAGAAGAGCCTTACATTGATCAGAATGTAATTAAAGAATACGCTGACAAATTTAAAACCAAACTGTAA
- a CDS encoding Lrp/AsnC ligand binding domain-containing protein, producing MSKKLKIDGIDKIIIKRLVKDARTPILSIAREVGISGAAIHQRLRKLDESNLIDGYKMVLNPEALGYTTTAFVGIFLESASLYSSAIKRLKDIPEVVESHYTTGNYAVFIKIMCKNNQDLMHLLNKDIQSIKGVSRTETFISLDQQIDRQIKI from the coding sequence ATGTCGAAAAAATTAAAAATTGATGGTATAGATAAAATTATCATCAAAAGGTTAGTAAAAGACGCAAGAACTCCTATTTTAAGTATAGCAAGAGAAGTTGGAATTTCCGGAGCTGCTATCCATCAAAGATTACGCAAATTAGATGAATCTAATCTGATTGATGGATACAAAATGGTTTTAAACCCCGAAGCTTTAGGATATACAACAACAGCCTTTGTTGGTATTTTTTTGGAGTCTGCAAGTCTGTATTCATCTGCGATAAAACGTTTAAAAGATATTCCAGAAGTTGTAGAAAGTCACTACACAACTGGGAACTACGCAGTATTTATTAAAATTATGTGTAAAAATAATCAAGATTTAATGCACCTGTTAAATAAAGATATCCAATCTATAAAAGGAGTCTCAAGAACAGAAACATTCATATCTTTGGATCAACAAATAGATCGACAAATAAAAATTTAA
- a CDS encoding putative signal transducing protein, whose protein sequence is MREDYTILAVFEYSTEAQLVKSKLDSENIRTMLMDETTIDSDPLISQAIGGVKLLVFNQDLKKASEIYNDIRTYETDNKGNAIHCPNCNSTRILVADVQRKNFFHMLFPFFEPRKLICNDCKTIFK, encoded by the coding sequence ATGAGAGAAGATTATACAATTTTAGCTGTTTTTGAATATTCTACTGAAGCTCAACTGGTGAAATCTAAGTTAGATTCTGAAAACATTAGAACCATGTTAATGGATGAAACCACAATAGATTCAGACCCATTGATTAGTCAGGCTATTGGTGGTGTAAAACTTTTAGTTTTTAATCAAGATTTAAAAAAAGCTTCAGAAATTTATAACGACATCAGAACTTATGAAACCGACAATAAAGGTAATGCCATTCATTGTCCGAATTGTAATTCTACAAGGATTTTAGTAGCTGACGTACAACGAAAGAATTTCTTTCACATGCTTTTCCCATTTTTTGAACCACGAAAATTAATTTGTAACGATTGTAAAACAATCTTTAAATGA
- a CDS encoding HupE/UreJ family protein: MNEFIEYFKLGLFHVLDIKAYDHILFLIVLAVVYQFKQWKKVLWLITLFTIGHSITLALSAFGKINVRADLVEFLIPLTIFITGLMNVFTARKASVGKENQNLFFALFFGLIHGLGFSNYFKMMVSRGEDKLVPLLEFALGVEAAQVIIVALILIVGSLVQSVFGVNRRDWILVASSIVIGFALQMMIDRVFW; this comes from the coding sequence ATGAACGAATTTATCGAATACTTTAAACTAGGATTATTTCATGTTTTAGATATCAAGGCATACGACCATATTCTTTTTTTAATTGTTCTAGCAGTTGTTTATCAATTTAAACAATGGAAAAAAGTATTGTGGTTAATTACATTATTTACCATTGGTCATTCCATAACATTGGCCTTATCTGCTTTTGGAAAGATTAATGTAAGAGCAGATTTAGTTGAATTTTTAATTCCGTTAACCATTTTTATTACAGGGTTAATGAATGTATTTACTGCTAGAAAGGCTTCAGTAGGAAAAGAAAATCAAAACTTATTTTTTGCATTGTTTTTTGGATTAATTCACGGTTTAGGATTTTCTAACTACTTTAAAATGATGGTAAGTAGAGGAGAAGATAAATTGGTTCCATTATTAGAGTTTGCACTAGGAGTAGAAGCTGCACAAGTAATTATTGTAGCATTAATATTAATAGTTGGTAGTTTAGTACAATCTGTTTTTGGTGTAAATAGAAGAGACTGGATTTTGGTTGCATCATCAATCGTAATTGGTTTTGCTTTGCAAATGATGATTGATCGTGTTTTTTGGTAA
- a CDS encoding DUF2975 domain-containing protein, which produces MKTALNLLKIIVLLFIISLSIDSVRKVFHFIQHIVNGGQKIEIFKIQLTDHFNTNLYHFFLATVILLGLYLLYLLFSFKTVISNFINDTIFTPENCDRLKKIGNGLIIYATVLIVLEIFFRGFLGLNEIRFSNDPAVNLGYNLGYASATIIKQKLPIFLIALFIQFISYVLVKGNVLQQENDLTI; this is translated from the coding sequence TTGAAAACTGCATTGAACCTTTTAAAAATTATTGTCTTATTATTTATCATTAGTTTATCTATAGATTCTGTAAGAAAAGTATTTCACTTCATTCAACATATTGTAAATGGAGGCCAGAAAATAGAAATATTTAAAATTCAACTTACAGATCATTTTAACACTAATCTTTATCATTTCTTTTTGGCTACTGTAATACTTTTAGGTTTATATTTATTATACCTTTTATTTAGTTTTAAAACTGTTATCTCAAACTTTATTAATGATACTATTTTCACTCCAGAAAATTGTGATCGATTAAAAAAGATTGGAAACGGACTTATTATTTATGCTACAGTTCTTATTGTTTTGGAAATTTTCTTTAGAGGCTTTTTAGGACTTAATGAAATAAGGTTTTCTAATGATCCTGCTGTAAACCTTGGATATAACTTAGGTTATGCATCGGCCACTATAATAAAGCAGAAATTACCAATATTTTTGATTGCTCTGTTCATACAATTCATATCTTATGTATTAGTGAAAGGAAATGTACTTCAACAAGAAAACGATTTAACTATTTAA
- a CDS encoding LexA family protein gives MSVTLTFFSPKSTESKGAIFFDTGISAGFPSPADDFKESRISLDEELIRNKEATFFARVSGQSMIGAGLDDNDLLVIDRSIPPTNNKIAVCFLDGEFTVKRLRVDGSEVWLQPENPEYPIIKITEENNFVIWGIVTNVIKRV, from the coding sequence ATGAGTGTAACATTAACATTCTTTAGTCCGAAAAGCACAGAAAGTAAAGGTGCTATTTTCTTTGATACTGGAATTTCTGCTGGTTTTCCTTCTCCTGCTGATGACTTTAAGGAATCGCGAATTTCTTTAGATGAAGAATTAATACGCAATAAAGAAGCTACTTTTTTTGCTCGTGTTAGTGGACAATCGATGATTGGTGCTGGTTTAGATGATAACGATCTATTGGTTATCGATCGAAGTATTCCACCGACAAATAATAAAATTGCCGTTTGTTTTTTAGATGGAGAATTCACTGTAAAAAGACTTCGTGTAGATGGTAGCGAAGTTTGGTTACAACCTGAAAATCCGGAATACCCAATTATTAAAATCACTGAAGAAAATAATTTTGTGATTTGGGGAATAGTTACAAATGTGATTAAACGTGTTTAG
- a CDS encoding Y-family DNA polymerase, giving the protein MFALVDCNNFYASCERVFNPNLQNKPVAILSNNDGCVISRSDEAKTIGLPMGAPIFKWENYCKQHNIKVISSNYPLYGDMSDRVMKILAQFTPDVEIYSIDEAFLQFKGFESYDLDDYGNQIRNRILQWTGIPTCVGIAPTKALSKVANKIARKFLKETGGVYVIDSEEKRIKALKWMPIEKVWGIGRGLQKKLKAAGCIKAYDFTQLDSEMVRKKYSIVVWRLQQDLLGKPTMELDEEKDKKAIATTRSFEYTYSDIENIKERISTFATHCAEKLRKQKSSCHMVIVLLRSNKHQHHLEQHRVSKTVILPNPTNSSLTISKCAIEAVKTIFKPGIEYKKAGVILTGLVPEDNFQLDLFTKEDPKHKPLMNAIDLINQKYKSNSVKLASQDLQRTWKMRQERLTPKYTTNINDIIVVK; this is encoded by the coding sequence ATGTTTGCTTTAGTTGATTGTAATAATTTTTATGCTTCTTGCGAGCGAGTTTTTAATCCGAACTTGCAAAACAAACCTGTGGCTATTTTAAGTAATAACGATGGTTGTGTAATTTCTAGAAGTGATGAAGCTAAAACAATCGGTTTACCAATGGGAGCTCCAATTTTTAAATGGGAGAACTATTGCAAACAACACAACATTAAAGTGATTTCTTCTAATTATCCGTTGTACGGAGACATGAGTGATCGAGTGATGAAAATTTTAGCTCAATTTACTCCTGATGTTGAAATTTATTCTATTGATGAAGCTTTTCTTCAATTTAAAGGTTTCGAAAGCTATGATTTAGATGACTATGGAAATCAAATTCGAAATCGTATTTTACAATGGACTGGAATTCCAACGTGTGTTGGTATAGCTCCAACCAAAGCTTTAAGTAAAGTTGCGAATAAAATTGCTCGAAAATTCCTTAAGGAAACTGGTGGTGTTTATGTTATTGATTCTGAAGAAAAAAGAATTAAAGCTTTAAAATGGATGCCTATTGAAAAAGTTTGGGGAATTGGTCGCGGACTTCAAAAAAAATTAAAAGCTGCGGGTTGCATAAAAGCTTATGATTTTACACAATTGGATAGTGAAATGGTTCGTAAAAAATATTCTATTGTTGTTTGGAGATTACAACAAGACTTACTGGGAAAACCTACAATGGAATTAGATGAAGAGAAAGATAAAAAAGCAATTGCTACTACACGTAGTTTTGAATATACATATTCTGATATTGAAAACATTAAGGAACGAATTTCTACGTTTGCAACTCATTGTGCAGAAAAATTAAGAAAGCAGAAGAGCAGTTGTCATATGGTTATTGTGCTACTGCGTAGTAACAAACATCAACATCATCTTGAACAACATCGGGTAAGTAAAACTGTTATTTTGCCTAACCCAACAAACTCTTCATTAACTATCAGCAAGTGTGCTATTGAAGCTGTTAAAACTATTTTTAAGCCTGGAATTGAATATAAAAAAGCAGGCGTAATTCTTACAGGATTAGTTCCTGAAGATAACTTTCAGCTCGATTTATTTACCAAAGAAGATCCTAAACATAAACCTCTTATGAATGCTATTGATCTTATTAATCAGAAATATAAGTCAAATAGTGTTAAATTAGCTAGCCAAGATCTACAGAGAACTTGGAAAATGCGTCAAGAACGATTAACTCCTAAATACACAACAAACATTAACGATATAATAGTTGTAAAATGA
- a CDS encoding helix-turn-helix domain-containing protein, with protein MPIIVNLDVMLAKRKMKSKDLAEKIGITTANLSILKSGKAKAIRFSTLEAICKALDCQPSDILEYKA; from the coding sequence ATGCCAATTATCGTTAATCTTGATGTAATGCTTGCCAAAAGAAAAATGAAAAGTAAAGATTTAGCTGAGAAAATAGGTATTACTACTGCTAATTTATCTATCTTAAAATCAGGGAAAGCCAAAGCTATACGCTTTTCTACTCTTGAAGCAATTTGTAAAGCTTTAGATTGTCAACCTTCTGATATATTAGAGTATAAAGCTTAA